The following proteins come from a genomic window of Cronobacter muytjensii ATCC 51329:
- a CDS encoding YgiW/YdeI family stress tolerance OB fold protein, with the protein MKKQLIALCIAASALSAMPVMAQEGGFSGPDNSASANAAKGGFQGPDAASTTVNDAKNLRDDAWVVLEGNIVRKLGKELYEFRDASGSVNVDIDDHVWNGATVTPKDKVRLEGEVDKDWNSVEIDVKKITKG; encoded by the coding sequence ATGAAAAAACAGCTTATCGCTCTGTGTATCGCCGCGTCCGCGCTGTCCGCTATGCCCGTCATGGCGCAGGAAGGCGGCTTCTCAGGCCCGGATAACAGCGCCAGCGCTAATGCCGCCAAAGGCGGTTTTCAGGGGCCGGACGCCGCCAGCACGACCGTTAACGACGCGAAAAATCTGCGCGACGACGCGTGGGTGGTGCTGGAAGGCAATATTGTTCGCAAACTCGGCAAAGAGCTGTATGAGTTCCGCGACGCCAGCGGCAGCGTGAATGTCGATATCGACGATCACGTCTGGAACGGCGCCACCGTCACGCCGAAAGATAAAGTGCGCCTTGAAGGCGAAGTGGATAAAGACTGGAATTCCGTCGAAATCGACGTGAAGAAAATCACCAAAGGCTGA
- a CDS encoding DUF2919 domain-containing protein — translation MFLPSDYDNRGWLKLPALFWAVLLLQARTWALFVLAGASRGQGEALLALFYPDRQSFWMGLAAGMPAMLTFLLSGRRHDYPRLWRYARYVLMLTQALMLISQALLLWRDAPGGIALALLALDAWALWLLASHRRLRACFETPTP, via the coding sequence ATGTTTTTACCTTCTGATTATGATAACCGGGGCTGGCTGAAGCTCCCGGCGCTGTTCTGGGCCGTGCTGTTACTGCAGGCGCGCACCTGGGCGCTGTTCGTGCTGGCGGGCGCGTCGCGCGGGCAGGGCGAGGCGCTGCTGGCGCTGTTTTACCCCGACCGCCAAAGCTTCTGGATGGGCCTCGCAGCGGGAATGCCCGCGATGCTGACGTTTTTATTAAGCGGACGGCGGCACGATTATCCGCGCCTGTGGCGCTACGCCCGTTATGTATTGATGCTGACGCAGGCGCTGATGCTGATCTCGCAGGCGCTCCTGCTGTGGCGCGACGCGCCGGGCGGCATTGCGCTGGCCTTGCTGGCGCTGGACGCCTGGGCGCTGTGGCTGCTGGCTTCGCATCGTCGCCTGCGCGCCTGTTTTGAAACGCCGACGCCCTGA
- a CDS encoding RpoE-regulated lipoprotein: protein MKKLPLLLCGTSLLLGGCSTLSSVNWSAAAPWHWFDWWGSSLEVTDKGVGDITAATPLQEDAIHEALGDDYRLRSGMRANGGTIVRYFEAMKENQLALVIDGENGQVSRIDVLDKAIPTDSGVAIGTPFGDLFKQAQGACQKASAPDDAAVECKAPGSEHISYVFSGDWRGPQELLPPDDTLKGWTLKKIIWHR from the coding sequence ATGAAGAAATTGCCTCTGCTGCTGTGTGGAACCTCGCTATTGCTTGGCGGGTGCTCGACGCTCTCCAGCGTGAACTGGTCGGCGGCAGCCCCGTGGCACTGGTTTGACTGGTGGGGCTCGTCGCTGGAAGTGACGGACAAAGGCGTCGGCGATATCACCGCCGCTACGCCGCTTCAGGAAGATGCGATTCACGAGGCGCTGGGCGACGATTACCGCCTGCGCAGCGGGATGCGCGCGAATGGCGGCACCATTGTGCGCTATTTCGAAGCGATGAAAGAGAACCAGCTGGCGCTGGTCATTGACGGCGAAAACGGCCAGGTGAGCCGCATCGACGTGCTGGATAAGGCGATTCCCACCGATAGCGGTGTGGCTATCGGCACCCCGTTTGGCGATCTCTTTAAACAGGCCCAGGGCGCGTGTCAGAAGGCCAGCGCGCCGGATGACGCGGCGGTGGAGTGTAAGGCGCCCGGCAGCGAACACATCAGCTACGTCTTTAGCGGCGACTGGCGCGGCCCGCAGGAGCTGTTGCCGCCGGATGACACGCTCAAAGGCTGGACGCTGAAAAAGATAATCTGGCACCGCTGA
- a CDS encoding Dyp-type peroxidase: MSVVQSGILPEHCRAAIWLEASVDESQREALRAASKIFADKVATFQAQFPEANLGVVVAFGHTLWRALSHDDSAAELKDFAPLGKGLAPATQRDVLIHILSLRHDVNFSVAQAALEAFGDALKIEEETHGFRWVEDRDLSGFVDGTENPAGEEKRRDVAVIQDGIDAGGSYVFVQRWEHNLKQLNRLSVPDQEMMMGRTKVANEEIDGDARPVTSHLSRVDLKEDGKGLKIVRQSLPYGTASGVHGLYFCAYCARLYNIEQQLLSMFGDADGKRDAMLRFTRPVTGGYYFAPSLTRLLNL; the protein is encoded by the coding sequence ATGTCTGTGGTTCAAAGCGGCATTCTGCCGGAGCATTGTCGCGCGGCTATCTGGCTGGAAGCGAGCGTTGATGAAAGCCAGCGCGAGGCGCTGCGCGCGGCGAGCAAAATTTTCGCCGATAAAGTAGCGACCTTTCAGGCGCAGTTTCCCGAGGCGAATCTCGGTGTGGTGGTGGCGTTCGGCCACACGCTCTGGCGCGCGCTCAGCCATGATGACAGCGCGGCGGAACTGAAAGATTTTGCGCCGCTCGGCAAAGGGCTCGCGCCCGCCACGCAGCGCGATGTGCTGATCCATATTCTGTCGCTGCGTCACGACGTTAACTTCTCTGTGGCCCAGGCGGCGCTGGAAGCCTTCGGCGACGCGCTGAAAATCGAGGAAGAGACCCACGGTTTTCGCTGGGTGGAAGACCGCGATCTGAGTGGCTTCGTGGACGGCACTGAGAACCCGGCGGGCGAAGAAAAACGTCGCGACGTGGCGGTGATTCAGGACGGTATCGACGCCGGCGGCAGCTACGTTTTCGTGCAGCGCTGGGAGCACAACCTGAAACAGCTTAATCGCCTGAGCGTGCCGGACCAGGAGATGATGATGGGCCGCACGAAAGTCGCCAACGAAGAGATTGACGGCGATGCGCGCCCGGTGACGTCGCATCTCTCGCGCGTTGATCTCAAAGAAGACGGCAAAGGGCTGAAGATTGTGCGCCAGAGCCTGCCTTACGGCACCGCGAGCGGCGTGCACGGCCTGTACTTCTGCGCCTACTGCGCGCGCCTCTATAACATCGAACAGCAACTGCTGAGCATGTTTGGCGACGCCGATGGCAAGCGTGACGCGATGCTGCGCTTCACGCGCCCGGTGACGGGCGGCTACTATTTCGCGCCGTCGCTGACCCGCCTGTTAAACCTCTGA
- a CDS encoding sulfate ABC transporter substrate-binding protein has translation MAVKSVKKAWGALAVSLLIAGSAQATELLNSSYDVSRELFAALNPPFEQQWAKDNPGDTLTIKQSHAGSSKQALAILQGLKADVVTYNQVTDVQILHDKGKLIAADWQARLPNNSSPFYSTMAFLVRKGNPKNIHDWNDLVRPDVKLIFPNPKTSGNARYTYLAAWGAADKADGGDKAKTQQFMTQFLKNVEVFDTGGRGATTTFVERGLGDVLISFESEVNNIRNQYAKEGYEVVVPKVNILAEFPVAWVDKNVKANGTEKAANAYLNWLYSPQAQQIITSYYYRVNNPKVMDSLKDKFPQTELFRVEDAFGKWPDVMKTHFASGGEFDKLVAAGRK, from the coding sequence ATGGCCGTGAAATCAGTGAAAAAAGCATGGGGCGCGCTGGCGGTTTCTCTGCTGATAGCGGGGTCCGCGCAGGCGACTGAACTGCTTAACAGCTCTTATGATGTTTCGCGCGAGCTGTTCGCTGCCCTGAACCCGCCGTTCGAACAGCAGTGGGCGAAGGATAACCCCGGCGATACGCTGACGATCAAACAGTCTCACGCGGGCTCCTCAAAGCAGGCGCTCGCGATTTTGCAGGGCTTAAAAGCAGACGTTGTAACTTATAACCAGGTGACCGACGTTCAGATCCTGCATGACAAAGGTAAGCTTATCGCGGCTGACTGGCAGGCGCGTCTGCCGAACAATAGCTCTCCGTTTTACTCCACGATGGCGTTCCTGGTGCGTAAAGGGAACCCGAAAAACATTCACGACTGGAATGATCTGGTGCGCCCGGACGTGAAGCTGATTTTCCCGAACCCGAAAACTTCCGGCAACGCGCGTTATACCTATCTGGCGGCCTGGGGCGCGGCGGATAAAGCTGACGGCGGCGATAAAGCCAAAACCCAGCAGTTTATGACTCAGTTCCTGAAAAACGTTGAAGTGTTCGACACCGGCGGTCGCGGCGCGACCACGACCTTTGTCGAGCGCGGCCTCGGCGATGTGCTGATTAGTTTTGAGTCGGAAGTGAATAACATCCGTAATCAGTACGCCAAAGAAGGGTATGAAGTTGTGGTGCCGAAGGTGAACATCCTGGCGGAGTTTCCGGTGGCGTGGGTGGACAAAAACGTGAAGGCTAACGGCACGGAAAAAGCGGCCAACGCTTACCTGAACTGGCTCTACAGCCCGCAGGCGCAGCAGATCATCACCAGCTACTATTACCGCGTGAATAACCCGAAAGTTATGGATTCGCTGAAAGATAAGTTTCCGCAGACTGAACTGTTCCGCGTGGAAGACGCCTTCGGCAAATGGCCGGACGTGATGAAAACCCATTTTGCCAGCGGCGGTGAGTTCGACAAGCTGGTGGCGGCGGGGCGTAAGTGA
- the cysT gene encoding sulfate/thiosulfate ABC transporter permease CysT: MFAVSKRVLPGFTLSLGTSLLFVCLILLLPLSALVMQLSQMSWAQYWEVISNPQVVAAYKVTLLSAAVASLFNGAFGLLMAWILTRYRFPGRTLLDALMDLPFALPTAVAGLTLASLFSVNGFYGEWLAKFDIKVTYTWLGIAVAMAFTSIPFVVRTVQPVLEELGPEYEEAAETLGATRLQSFRKVVLPELSPALMAGVALSFTRSLGEFGAVIFIAGNIAWKTEVASLMIFVRLQEFDYPAASAIASVILAASLLLLFAINTLQSRFGRRVVGH, translated from the coding sequence ATGTTTGCAGTCTCTAAACGCGTACTGCCGGGATTTACCCTGAGCCTCGGCACGAGTTTGCTGTTTGTTTGCCTGATCCTGCTGCTGCCGCTGAGCGCGCTGGTGATGCAGCTTTCCCAGATGAGCTGGGCGCAGTACTGGGAGGTAATTTCCAACCCGCAGGTGGTGGCGGCATACAAAGTGACGCTGCTGTCGGCGGCGGTCGCCTCGCTGTTTAACGGCGCGTTCGGCCTGCTGATGGCCTGGATTTTAACCCGCTACCGCTTTCCGGGCCGTACGCTGCTGGACGCGCTGATGGATTTACCCTTCGCGCTGCCGACCGCTGTTGCGGGCCTCACGCTCGCCTCGCTGTTCTCAGTGAACGGGTTTTACGGCGAGTGGCTGGCGAAGTTTGATATCAAAGTGACTTACACCTGGCTTGGCATCGCGGTGGCGATGGCATTTACCAGCATTCCTTTTGTGGTCCGTACCGTACAGCCGGTGCTTGAAGAGCTTGGCCCGGAATATGAGGAAGCGGCGGAAACGTTAGGGGCCACGCGTCTGCAAAGTTTTCGCAAAGTGGTGCTGCCGGAGCTGTCGCCAGCGCTGATGGCGGGCGTGGCGCTGTCGTTTACCCGCAGCCTCGGCGAGTTCGGCGCGGTGATTTTTATCGCGGGCAATATTGCCTGGAAAACCGAAGTGGCCTCGCTGATGATTTTTGTTCGTTTGCAGGAGTTCGATTACCCGGCCGCGAGCGCGATAGCCTCCGTGATTCTGGCCGCGTCGCTGCTGCTGCTGTTTGCCATTAACACGCTGCAAAGCCGTTTTGGACGCCGGGTGGTGGGACACTGA
- the cysW gene encoding sulfate/thiosulfate ABC transporter permease CysW — protein MTMMTQARPGARINWGKWALIAIGMLLSAFILVVPMVYIFAKAFSDGLMPVLENIANPDMLHAIWLTVLIALITVPVNLVFGTLLAWLVTRFDFPGRQLLLTLLDIPFAVSPVVAGLVYLLFYGSNGPLGGWLDANDLQIMFAWPGMVLVTVFVTCPFVVRELVPVMLSQGSHEDEAAILLGASGWQMFRRVTLPNIRWALLYGVVLTNARAIGEFGAVSVVSGSIRGETLSLPLQIELLEQDYNTVGAFTAAALLTLMAILTLFLKSALQWRLNNQEKRVQQEGNHEH, from the coding sequence ATGACGATGATGACGCAGGCGCGCCCTGGCGCGCGCATAAACTGGGGCAAATGGGCGCTTATCGCCATCGGGATGCTGCTGTCGGCGTTTATTCTCGTGGTGCCGATGGTTTACATCTTCGCCAAAGCCTTTTCCGATGGTCTGATGCCGGTGCTGGAAAATATCGCCAACCCCGACATGCTGCACGCTATCTGGCTGACGGTGCTGATTGCGCTGATCACCGTTCCGGTGAACCTGGTGTTCGGCACGCTGCTTGCCTGGCTGGTAACGCGCTTTGATTTTCCTGGCCGTCAGCTGCTGCTGACGCTGCTGGATATTCCTTTCGCCGTGTCGCCAGTGGTGGCGGGGCTGGTGTATCTGCTGTTTTACGGCTCGAACGGTCCCCTTGGCGGCTGGCTGGACGCGAACGATCTGCAGATTATGTTCGCCTGGCCGGGCATGGTGCTGGTGACGGTATTTGTAACCTGTCCGTTCGTGGTGCGTGAACTGGTGCCAGTAATGCTTAGCCAGGGCAGCCATGAGGACGAGGCGGCGATTCTGCTTGGCGCATCCGGCTGGCAGATGTTCCGTCGCGTGACGCTGCCGAATATTCGCTGGGCGCTGCTGTATGGCGTGGTGCTGACCAACGCCCGCGCTATCGGCGAGTTTGGCGCGGTGTCGGTGGTTTCCGGCTCGATTCGCGGCGAGACGCTTTCGCTGCCGTTGCAGATTGAGCTGCTGGAGCAGGACTACAACACCGTCGGCGCGTTTACCGCCGCCGCGCTGCTGACGCTGATGGCGATTCTGACCCTGTTTTTAAAGAGTGCGTTGCAATGGCGCCTGAATAATCAGGAAAAACGCGTGCAACAGGAGGGAAATCATGAGCATTGA
- the cysA gene encoding sulfate/thiosulfate ABC transporter ATP-binding protein CysA, whose translation MSIEIANIKKSFGRTQVLNDISLDIPSGQMVALLGPSGSGKTTLLRIIAGLEHQTSGHIRFHGTDVSRLHARERKVGFVFQHYALFRHMTVFDNIAFGLTVLPKRERPNAAAIKQKVTKLLEMVQLAHLADRYPAQLSGGQKQRVALARALAVEPQILLLDEPFGALDAQVRKELRRWLRQLHEELKFTSVFVTHDQEEAMEVADRVVVMSQGDIEQADAPEQVWREPATRFVLEFLGEVNRLKGTVRGGQFHVGAHRWPLGFTPAYQGPVDLFLRPWEVDVSRRTSLDSPLPVHVLEVSPKGHYMQLVVQPQGWYDEPLTVVLREDYVPHRGERLFVGLQHARIYHGNERIETRGDIALAKSA comes from the coding sequence ATGAGCATTGAGATTGCCAATATTAAGAAATCTTTTGGTCGCACCCAGGTGCTGAATGATATCTCTCTGGATATCCCTTCCGGCCAGATGGTGGCGCTGCTGGGCCCATCCGGCTCCGGAAAAACCACGCTGCTGCGCATTATCGCCGGGCTCGAACACCAGACCAGCGGCCACATCCGCTTTCACGGCACCGATGTAAGCCGCCTGCACGCCCGCGAGCGAAAAGTGGGCTTTGTGTTCCAGCATTACGCGCTTTTCCGCCATATGACGGTGTTCGACAATATCGCGTTTGGCCTGACCGTGCTGCCGAAGCGCGAACGTCCGAACGCGGCGGCGATTAAACAAAAAGTGACGAAGCTGCTGGAGATGGTGCAACTGGCGCATCTCGCCGACCGCTACCCGGCGCAGCTTTCCGGCGGGCAGAAACAGCGCGTGGCGCTGGCCCGCGCGCTGGCGGTGGAGCCGCAAATTCTGCTGCTGGATGAGCCGTTCGGCGCGCTTGACGCCCAGGTGCGTAAAGAGCTTCGTCGCTGGCTGCGTCAGCTGCATGAAGAGCTGAAATTCACCAGCGTTTTTGTCACGCACGACCAGGAAGAGGCGATGGAAGTGGCCGACCGCGTGGTGGTGATGAGTCAGGGCGATATCGAACAGGCCGACGCGCCGGAACAGGTATGGCGCGAACCGGCGACCCGCTTCGTGCTGGAGTTTTTAGGCGAAGTAAACCGCCTCAAGGGCACCGTACGCGGCGGGCAGTTCCACGTCGGCGCGCATCGCTGGCCACTCGGCTTTACGCCTGCGTACCAGGGGCCGGTTGATCTGTTCCTGCGCCCGTGGGAAGTGGACGTGAGCCGTCGCACCAGCCTTGATTCGCCGCTGCCGGTACACGTGCTGGAAGTGAGCCCGAAAGGCCACTATATGCAGCTCGTGGTGCAGCCGCAGGGCTGGTATGACGAGCCGCTGACGGTGGTGCTACGCGAAGATTACGTGCCGCACCGCGGCGAGCGGCTGTTCGTTGGCCTTCAGCATGCGCGCATTTACCACGGCAACGAGCGCATCGAGACGCGCGGAGATATTGCTCTGGCGAAGTCCGCCTGA
- the cysM gene encoding cysteine synthase CysM, protein MTTLEHTIGNTPLVKLQRLGPDNGSEIWVKLEGNNPAGSVKDRAALAMISRAEARGEIKPGDTLIEATSGNTGIALAMIAAVKGYKMTLLMPDNMSMERKAAMQAYGAKLVLVSREQGMEGARDLAAQMAQRGEGIILDQFNNPDNPWAHYTTTGPEIWRQTDGRITHFVSSMGTTGTITGVSRFLREQEKPVTVVGLQPEEGSSIPGIRRWPAAYLPGIFDASLVDEVLDIHHRDAENTMRELARKEGIFCGVSSGGAVCGALRVAQANPGAVVVAIICDRGDRYLSTGVFSEEIYSQGAGI, encoded by the coding sequence GTGACTACACTCGAACATACCATCGGCAATACGCCGCTGGTCAAACTCCAGCGCCTGGGGCCGGATAACGGCAGCGAAATCTGGGTCAAACTCGAAGGTAATAACCCGGCAGGCTCGGTCAAAGACAGAGCGGCGCTGGCGATGATCTCCCGGGCCGAGGCGCGCGGCGAGATTAAGCCTGGCGATACGCTGATTGAAGCCACCAGCGGCAATACCGGTATCGCGCTGGCGATGATCGCCGCCGTGAAGGGCTATAAGATGACGCTCCTGATGCCGGATAACATGAGCATGGAGCGCAAGGCGGCGATGCAGGCTTACGGCGCGAAGCTCGTGCTGGTGAGCCGCGAGCAGGGTATGGAAGGCGCGCGCGATCTGGCCGCACAGATGGCGCAGCGCGGCGAGGGCATTATCCTCGACCAGTTTAATAACCCCGATAACCCGTGGGCGCACTACACCACGACGGGGCCGGAGATCTGGCGTCAGACCGACGGGCGCATTACCCATTTCGTCTCCAGCATGGGAACGACGGGCACCATTACCGGCGTCAGCCGCTTTTTACGCGAGCAGGAAAAACCGGTAACCGTGGTCGGACTACAGCCGGAAGAGGGCAGCAGCATTCCGGGCATCCGTCGCTGGCCCGCGGCATATCTGCCGGGAATTTTTGACGCGTCGCTGGTGGACGAGGTGCTTGATATTCACCATCGCGATGCGGAAAACACGATGCGGGAACTTGCGCGTAAAGAAGGCATTTTCTGCGGCGTGAGCTCCGGTGGGGCGGTCTGTGGCGCGCTGCGCGTGGCGCAGGCGAATCCGGGCGCGGTGGTGGTGGCGATTATCTGCGACAGGGGCGACCGCTATCTCTCAACGGGCGTGTTTAGCGAAGAGATCTACAGCCAGGGCGCGGGGATTTAG
- the crr gene encoding PTS glucose transporter subunit IIA produces MGLFSKLFGDKGNSDTGTIEIVAPLSGEIVNIEDVPDVVFAEKIVGDGIAIKPTGNKMVAPVDGTIGKIFETNHAFSIESDSGIELFVHFGIDTVELKGEGFKRIAEEGQRVKKGDPVIEFDLPLLEEKAKSTLTPVVISNMDEIKELTKLSGSVTVGETPVIRIKK; encoded by the coding sequence ATGGGGTTATTTAGTAAACTGTTCGGTGATAAAGGCAATAGCGACACCGGAACCATTGAGATCGTTGCTCCACTGTCTGGTGAAATCGTTAATATCGAAGACGTGCCGGATGTAGTGTTCGCAGAGAAAATCGTTGGTGATGGCATCGCTATCAAACCGACCGGTAACAAAATGGTTGCGCCGGTTGATGGCACCATCGGTAAAATTTTCGAAACTAACCACGCTTTCTCTATCGAATCGGACAGCGGCATCGAACTGTTCGTCCACTTCGGTATTGATACCGTTGAGCTGAAAGGCGAAGGCTTCAAACGCATCGCTGAAGAAGGCCAGCGCGTGAAGAAAGGCGACCCGGTTATCGAATTCGATCTGCCGCTGCTGGAAGAAAAAGCAAAATCCACGCTGACGCCGGTTGTCATTTCCAATATGGACGAAATCAAAGAGCTGACCAAGCTTTCTGGTAGCGTGACCGTCGGTGAAACGCCGGTTATCCGTATCAAGAAATAA
- the ptsI gene encoding phosphoenolpyruvate-protein phosphotransferase PtsI: protein MISGILASPGIAFGKALLLKEDEIVIDRKKISADKVDQEVERFLSGRAKASAQLEAIKIKAGETFGEEKEAIFEGHIMLLEDEELEQEIIALIKDKHITADAAAHEVIEGQATALEELDDEYLKERAADVRDIGKRLLRNILGLAIIDLSSIQDEVILVAADLTPSETAQLNLKKVLGFITDLGGRTSHTSIMARSLELPAIVGTGSVTTQVKNDDYLILDAVNNKVYVNPTNEEIESLRAIQTQVAEEKAELAKLKDLPAITLDGHQVEVCANIGTVRDVAGAERNGAEGVGLYRTEFLFMDRDSLPTEEEQFQAYKAVAEACGSQAVIVRTMDIGGDKELPYMNFPKEENPFLGWRAIRIAMDRKEILRDQLRAILRASAFGKLRIMFPMIISVEEVRALKKEIEAFKQELRDEGKAFDESIEIGVMVETPAAATIARHLAKEVDFFSIGTNDLTQYTLAVDRGNDMISHLYQPMSPSVLNLIKQVIDASHAEGKWTGMCGELAGDERATLLLLGMGLDEFSMSAISIPRIKKIIRNTNFEDAKVLAEQALAQPTTDELMTLVNKFIEEKTIC, encoded by the coding sequence ATGATTTCAGGCATTTTAGCGTCTCCGGGTATCGCTTTCGGCAAAGCACTGTTGCTGAAAGAAGATGAGATTGTCATCGACCGGAAAAAAATTTCTGCCGATAAGGTTGATCAGGAAGTTGAACGTTTCCTGAGTGGTCGCGCCAAAGCCTCCGCTCAGCTCGAAGCTATCAAGATCAAAGCCGGCGAAACTTTCGGTGAAGAAAAGGAAGCTATCTTCGAAGGCCACATCATGTTGCTGGAAGATGAAGAGCTGGAGCAGGAAATCATAGCCCTGATTAAAGATAAGCACATCACTGCCGACGCGGCAGCGCATGAAGTTATCGAAGGTCAGGCGACCGCCCTGGAAGAGCTCGACGACGAATACCTGAAAGAGCGCGCTGCTGACGTGCGCGACATCGGTAAACGTCTGCTGCGCAACATTCTGGGCCTGGCCATTATCGACCTGAGCTCCATTCAGGATGAAGTCATTCTGGTAGCAGCCGATCTCACCCCGTCGGAAACCGCACAGCTGAACCTGAAAAAGGTGCTGGGCTTTATCACCGATCTGGGCGGCCGCACCTCCCACACCTCTATCATGGCGCGCTCTCTTGAGCTGCCAGCGATTGTGGGCACCGGCAGCGTCACCACGCAGGTGAAAAACGACGACTATCTGATTCTCGATGCGGTTAATAACAAAGTTTACGTTAACCCGACCAACGAAGAGATCGAATCCCTGCGCGCGATTCAGACCCAGGTCGCTGAAGAAAAAGCGGAACTGGCGAAGCTCAAAGATCTGCCGGCTATCACGCTTGACGGCCATCAGGTTGAAGTCTGCGCGAACATCGGCACCGTGCGCGATGTCGCGGGTGCAGAGCGTAACGGCGCTGAAGGCGTAGGCCTCTATCGTACCGAATTCCTGTTCATGGATCGCGACTCCCTGCCGACCGAAGAAGAGCAATTCCAGGCGTATAAAGCCGTGGCTGAAGCGTGTGGCTCGCAGGCGGTTATCGTACGTACCATGGACATCGGCGGCGACAAAGAGCTGCCGTACATGAACTTCCCGAAAGAAGAAAACCCGTTCCTCGGCTGGCGCGCGATTCGTATCGCCATGGATCGTAAAGAGATCCTGCGCGATCAGCTGCGTGCTATCCTGCGCGCCTCCGCGTTCGGCAAGCTGCGTATCATGTTCCCGATGATTATCTCGGTTGAAGAAGTACGCGCGCTGAAAAAAGAGATCGAGGCTTTCAAACAAGAACTGCGTGACGAAGGCAAAGCTTTCGACGAATCGATTGAAATCGGCGTGATGGTGGAAACGCCGGCGGCCGCGACTATCGCGCGTCACCTCGCCAAAGAAGTTGATTTCTTTAGTATTGGTACCAACGATCTGACGCAGTACACCCTGGCGGTTGACCGCGGTAATGATATGATATCGCATCTTTACCAGCCGATGTCACCGTCTGTCCTGAACCTGATCAAGCAAGTTATTGATGCATCTCATGCTGAAGGTAAGTGGACTGGCATGTGTGGTGAGCTTGCTGGCGACGAACGTGCTACACTTCTGTTGCTGGGGATGGGTCTGGATGAATTCAGTATGAGTGCCATTTCTATCCCGCGCATTAAGAAGATTATCCGTAACACGAACTTCGAAGATGCGAAGGTTTTAGCAGAGCAGGCTCTTGCTCAACCGACAACGGACGAGTTAATGACGCTGGTTAACAAGTTCATTGAAGAAAAAACAATCTGCTAA
- the ptsH gene encoding phosphocarrier protein Hpr yields MFQQEVTITAPNGLHTRPAAQFVKEAKGFTSEITVTSNGKSASAKSLFKLQTLGLTQGTVVTISAEGEDEQKAVEHLVKLMAELE; encoded by the coding sequence ATGTTCCAGCAAGAAGTTACTATTACCGCTCCGAACGGTCTGCATACCCGCCCTGCTGCTCAGTTTGTGAAAGAAGCGAAAGGCTTCACTTCCGAGATCACTGTGACTTCCAACGGCAAAAGCGCCAGCGCAAAAAGCCTGTTCAAACTGCAGACTCTGGGCCTGACTCAGGGCACCGTTGTGACCATCTCCGCAGAAGGCGAAGATGAGCAGAAAGCAGTAGAACATCTGGTAAAACTGATGGCTGAACTCGAGTAA